In a single window of the Terrirubrum flagellatum genome:
- the ftsH gene encoding ATP-dependent zinc metalloprotease FtsH — protein MNPNYRNFALWVIIFLLVLALVTLFQGPGQRGDSRQIAYSQMIDDADQGRIAQVTVAGQEVQGVYKDGQSFSTYVPFDPQMVPKLLAKNVQVTAKPPSSDTPSILAILINALPFLVFLGMWIFLSRQMQNGAGRAMGFGKSKAKLLTEAHGRVTFEDVAGIDEAKEDLQEIVEFLRDPQKFQRLGGRIPRGVLLVGPPGTGKTLTARAVAGEANVPFFTISGSDFVEMFVGVGASRVRDMFEQAKKNAPCIIFIDEIDAVGRHRGAGLGGGNDEREQTLNQLLVEMDGFEANEGIIIIAATNRPDVLDPALLRPGRFDRQIVVPNPDLNGREKILRVHVRKVPLGPDVDLKILARGTPGFSGADLMNLVNEAALLAARRNKRIVTMAEFEDAKDKVMMGAERKSMAMSEEEKKLTAYHEAGHAIVGLNVPAGIPVHKATIIPRGRALGMVKFLPEGDRYSMKYKEFTSQLAVAMGGRVAEELTFGKENITSGAASDIQQATKLAKAMVTQFGYSDQLGTVAYGDNQEEVFLGMSMGRQQNVSEATAQKIDAEVRRLVDEGYEAARRIIEEKKDEFEKLAQALLEFETLTGEEIRDLVAGKGIHRSEDDDATPSRGSAVPSAGKSTRKPPAPDSGGIEPTPLPQ, from the coding sequence ATGAATCCGAATTACCGAAATTTCGCCCTCTGGGTGATCATTTTCCTGCTGGTGCTCGCCCTGGTGACCCTGTTTCAGGGACCTGGCCAGCGCGGCGACAGCAGGCAGATCGCCTATAGCCAGATGATCGATGACGCCGATCAGGGCCGCATCGCCCAGGTGACCGTCGCGGGCCAGGAAGTTCAGGGCGTCTACAAGGACGGGCAGAGCTTCTCGACCTATGTTCCGTTCGATCCCCAGATGGTGCCGAAGCTGCTCGCCAAGAATGTGCAGGTGACCGCCAAGCCGCCGTCATCCGACACGCCGTCGATTCTCGCCATCCTGATCAACGCGCTGCCGTTCCTCGTCTTCCTCGGCATGTGGATTTTCCTGTCGCGCCAGATGCAGAACGGCGCCGGCCGGGCCATGGGCTTCGGCAAGTCGAAGGCCAAGCTGCTCACCGAAGCGCATGGCCGCGTCACGTTCGAGGACGTCGCTGGCATCGATGAAGCCAAGGAAGACCTGCAGGAGATCGTGGAGTTCCTGCGCGACCCCCAGAAGTTCCAGCGCCTCGGCGGTCGCATCCCGCGCGGCGTGCTGCTTGTCGGCCCGCCCGGCACCGGCAAGACGCTGACCGCGCGCGCCGTCGCCGGCGAAGCGAATGTGCCGTTCTTCACCATCTCCGGCTCCGATTTCGTCGAGATGTTCGTCGGCGTTGGCGCGAGCCGCGTGCGCGACATGTTCGAGCAGGCGAAGAAGAATGCGCCCTGCATCATTTTCATCGACGAAATCGATGCGGTCGGCCGCCATCGCGGCGCCGGCCTCGGCGGCGGCAATGACGAGCGCGAGCAGACGCTGAACCAGTTGCTCGTCGAGATGGACGGCTTTGAAGCGAACGAAGGCATCATCATCATCGCTGCGACGAACCGCCCTGATGTGCTCGATCCCGCGTTGCTGCGTCCGGGGCGTTTCGATCGTCAGATCGTCGTGCCCAATCCCGATCTCAACGGCCGCGAGAAGATCCTGCGCGTGCATGTGCGCAAGGTGCCGCTTGGGCCCGACGTCGATCTCAAGATTCTCGCGCGCGGCACGCCGGGCTTCTCCGGCGCCGACCTGATGAATCTCGTCAACGAGGCGGCTCTGCTCGCCGCCCGGCGCAACAAGCGCATCGTCACCATGGCGGAGTTCGAGGACGCCAAGGACAAGGTGATGATGGGCGCCGAGCGCAAATCGATGGCGATGAGCGAAGAAGAGAAGAAGCTCACCGCCTATCACGAGGCGGGCCACGCCATCGTCGGCCTCAACGTTCCCGCCGGCATTCCCGTGCATAAAGCGACGATCATTCCGCGCGGCCGCGCGCTCGGCATGGTGAAGTTCCTGCCGGAAGGCGACCGCTACTCCATGAAGTACAAGGAGTTCACCTCGCAGCTCGCGGTGGCCATGGGCGGCCGCGTCGCGGAGGAGCTCACCTTCGGCAAGGAGAACATCACATCAGGCGCCGCGAGCGACATCCAGCAGGCGACCAAGCTCGCCAAGGCGATGGTGACGCAGTTCGGTTATTCCGATCAGCTTGGCACGGTGGCCTACGGCGACAACCAGGAAGAGGTCTTCCTCGGCATGTCGATGGGCCGGCAGCAGAACGTGTCGGAGGCGACCGCGCAGAAGATCGACGCCGAAGTCCGTCGTCTGGTCGATGAAGGCTATGAGGCCGCGCGCCGCATCATCGAGGAGAAGAAGGACGAGTTCGAGAAGCTCGCCCAGGCGCTGCTCGAATTCGAGACGCTGACCGGCGAGGAAATCCGCGATCTCGTCGCCGGCAAGGGCATCCATCGTTCCGAAGACGATGACGCCACGCCGTCGCGTGGTTCGGCGGTGCCGAGCGCCGGCAAGTCGACGCGCAAGCCGCCGGCGCCTGATTCAGGCGGCATCGAGCCGACGCCGTTGCCGCAGTAA